The following are encoded together in the Bradyrhizobium sp. CCGUVB1N3 genome:
- the metC gene encoding cystathionine beta-lyase encodes MKKDTLLVRSGRAATGPVNPPVSRASTILFKDLAAFDATRADRFGALRYGMHGTDTLFALEQAITKLEGCHRAIVLPSGLAAIAATLTTVLKAGDHLLMVDTVYGPTRAFCDGLLARSGVETTYYDPLIGDGIATLFRGNTRAVFCESPGSLTFEVQDIPAIAKAAHARSIPVLLDNTWASPLFFDALAKGVDISIQAATKYLCGHSDVMMGTIATTEEWWRPIRDVVADLGYSTSPDDCYLVLRGMRTLGVRMRHQMQSALTVARWLQTQPDVLRVLHPGLPDDPGHTLWSRDFSGSSALFGVELASRSQLGLTAFMDSLELFGIGSSWGGYESLALPAGFTRTDRPFPLSGTLVRLHIGLEDPTDLIADLTKALAAMRAAEACAI; translated from the coding sequence ATGAAAAAAGATACGCTGCTCGTCCGAAGCGGCCGTGCCGCCACCGGTCCCGTCAACCCCCCGGTATCGCGGGCCTCCACAATCCTGTTCAAGGATCTTGCCGCCTTCGACGCGACGCGCGCCGACCGGTTCGGGGCACTTCGTTACGGTATGCATGGCACTGACACACTATTCGCGCTCGAGCAGGCAATCACGAAGCTCGAGGGCTGCCATCGCGCGATTGTGCTGCCGTCTGGGCTTGCTGCTATTGCGGCCACTCTGACCACCGTCCTTAAGGCCGGTGATCACCTCCTCATGGTGGATACGGTCTACGGACCTACGCGCGCCTTCTGCGATGGCTTGCTGGCGCGAAGCGGCGTCGAGACGACCTATTACGACCCTTTGATCGGCGACGGAATCGCCACGCTGTTTCGTGGCAATACGCGAGCCGTATTCTGCGAAAGCCCCGGCTCGCTCACCTTCGAGGTGCAGGACATACCCGCCATCGCGAAAGCCGCGCACGCAAGATCGATTCCCGTCCTGCTCGACAACACCTGGGCTAGTCCGCTTTTCTTCGACGCGCTCGCTAAGGGGGTCGACATCTCGATCCAGGCCGCAACCAAATATCTCTGCGGCCACTCCGATGTGATGATGGGCACCATCGCCACGACCGAGGAGTGGTGGCGACCAATTCGCGACGTCGTGGCGGACCTGGGCTATTCGACCAGTCCGGATGACTGCTATCTGGTCTTACGGGGCATGCGCACACTCGGTGTGCGCATGCGCCACCAGATGCAGAGTGCGCTCACCGTCGCGCGCTGGCTTCAAACACAGCCGGACGTACTGCGCGTACTGCATCCCGGCCTGCCCGACGATCCGGGGCACACGCTCTGGTCACGCGACTTCAGTGGATCCTCTGCACTTTTTGGCGTCGAGCTTGCCTCCCGTTCTCAGCTCGGGCTGACCGCCTTCATGGATTCGCTGGAGCTGTTCGGGATCGGCTCGAGCTGGGGAGGCTATGAGAGCCTTGCCCTACCGGCCGGCTTCACGCGTACTGACCGCCCATTCCCATTGTCGGGCACTCTGGTGCGGCTGCATATTGGCCTTGAGGATCCTACCGATCTCATTGCCGACCTCACAAAGGCTCTCGCGGCCATGCGAGCGGCGGAGGCCTGTGCAATATGA
- a CDS encoding FAD-dependent oxidoreductase has protein sequence MQQKSIREPARQVPLYGEYEVVVLGGGPAGIVGAASAARAGRRTLLIERYGFLGGMGTAAGVTNFCGLHGNVYGSHHRLVHGMASELLARIDRLDGLNKPHLILGKVFAQAYDTAAYKIAADDLLASHKVDILFHALGAGVVMGDARRIDALMVETKAGRQAVRAEIFIDCSGDGDLAVWAGAPFEVGDEHGHPLYPSMMFRLNGIDPDKAGEAWRTIPQLMEKALAAGTHSFPRKSAIVRPQRHGIEWRVNFTQIAREDGHAINGIEADDLTRGEIDGRRQALAAFEFLRTVPGFEKSYIVDLPPQLGIRETRRIRGGYQLSGEDVLTCASFEDSIGVNGWPIEAHVPGDVVFTFPPIPESRGYNELPYRMLVPEGVDNLLVAGRCASMTHEGQSAARVSGACFVMGEAAGSAAVLALSGNHVPRDIPVAKLQETLKQQGVFIGRDQTVPEGL, from the coding sequence TTGCAGCAAAAATCCATTCGGGAACCTGCGCGCCAGGTGCCGCTCTACGGCGAATATGAAGTGGTCGTGCTCGGTGGCGGGCCGGCCGGCATTGTTGGGGCCGCTTCAGCGGCGCGGGCAGGGCGGCGAACGCTCCTGATCGAGCGCTACGGCTTCCTGGGTGGCATGGGCACGGCCGCCGGCGTCACCAATTTCTGCGGCCTGCACGGCAATGTCTACGGCAGTCATCACCGTCTCGTCCACGGCATGGCCTCCGAGCTGCTCGCGCGGATCGATCGGCTCGACGGCCTCAACAAGCCGCATCTGATCCTCGGCAAGGTCTTTGCGCAGGCCTATGACACCGCGGCCTACAAGATCGCGGCCGACGATCTGCTCGCGAGCCACAAGGTCGATATCCTCTTCCACGCGCTCGGCGCCGGCGTCGTGATGGGCGATGCGCGCCGTATCGATGCGCTGATGGTCGAGACCAAGGCGGGACGGCAGGCGGTGCGAGCCGAGATCTTCATCGATTGCTCCGGCGATGGCGATCTCGCGGTCTGGGCCGGCGCGCCTTTTGAAGTCGGCGACGAGCACGGTCATCCGCTGTATCCATCGATGATGTTCCGCCTCAATGGCATCGATCCCGACAAGGCCGGCGAAGCCTGGCGCACCATTCCACAATTGATGGAAAAGGCGCTCGCCGCTGGCACGCACAGCTTTCCACGCAAAAGCGCGATCGTGCGGCCGCAGCGCCATGGCATCGAATGGCGGGTCAATTTCACGCAAATTGCGCGCGAGGACGGCCACGCCATCAACGGCATCGAGGCCGACGATCTCACCCGCGGCGAGATCGACGGCCGCAGGCAGGCGCTCGCCGCCTTCGAATTCCTGCGCACCGTGCCGGGCTTTGAAAAATCCTACATCGTCGATCTGCCGCCTCAGCTCGGCATCCGCGAGACCCGCCGCATCAGGGGCGGCTATCAGCTCAGCGGCGAGGACGTGCTCACCTGCGCCTCGTTCGAGGATTCCATCGGCGTCAATGGCTGGCCGATCGAGGCGCATGTGCCGGGCGACGTCGTCTTCACCTTCCCGCCGATCCCGGAATCGCGCGGCTACAACGAATTGCCGTATCGCATGCTGGTGCCGGAGGGCGTAGACAATCTCCTGGTCGCCGGCCGCTGCGCCTCCATGACCCATGAGGGCCAGTCGGCGGCGCGTGTCTCCGGGGCCTGCTTCGTGATGGGGGAGGCGGCCGGTTCCGCGGCAGTGCTGGCGCTGTCGGGCAACCATGTCCCGCGTGACATCCCGGTTGCAAAATTGCAGGAAACATTGAAACAACAGGGCGTCTTCATCGGGCGGGACCAGACCGTGCCAGAGGGCCTGTAA
- a CDS encoding ABC transporter substrate-binding protein, producing MGWVARFAGVGLLALTTIAAAQAEEALKAKVGVLRLSSSAPVFIAQDKGYFRDAGLDIELKFFDAAQPIAVATTSGDVDFGVTAFTAGLYNLAAKGTLKVIGGMSREKAGYPLIGYFASNNAYAVGLKTPKDLAGKRVAMTQVGSSFHYSLGLLADKYGFKLSDVKIVPLQSLSNAAAALKGETVDAALLPISTARKLMDEGGAKFLGWVGDETPWQLGAVFASPKTLANKALVTKLLGALAKADREYHDVILAAMKDGTVPINDKTRPLLEIIAKYTNLPVEQVVGNCAYIDPDGKLDVKNVDNQIKWLQAQGFADKGFDADAIIDKDYVKAD from the coding sequence ATGGGTTGGGTTGCGCGGTTCGCGGGTGTGGGCTTGTTGGCGCTGACGACGATTGCAGCAGCGCAGGCCGAGGAGGCGCTGAAGGCCAAAGTCGGCGTGCTCCGGCTGTCGTCCTCCGCGCCGGTCTTCATCGCACAGGACAAGGGCTATTTCCGCGACGCCGGCCTCGATATCGAGCTGAAGTTCTTCGATGCGGCGCAGCCGATCGCGGTCGCCACCACCTCGGGCGACGTCGATTTCGGCGTCACCGCCTTCACCGCGGGTCTCTACAATCTCGCCGCCAAGGGCACGCTGAAGGTGATCGGCGGCATGAGCCGCGAGAAGGCCGGCTATCCCCTGATCGGCTATTTCGCCAGCAACAACGCTTACGCGGTCGGGCTGAAGACGCCGAAGGATCTCGCCGGAAAACGTGTCGCGATGACGCAGGTCGGATCATCCTTTCACTATTCGCTCGGCCTGCTCGCCGACAAATACGGCTTCAAGCTGTCGGACGTGAAGATCGTGCCGCTGCAATCACTGTCGAATGCGGCGGCCGCGCTGAAGGGCGAAACCGTCGACGCCGCGCTGCTTCCCATCTCCACCGCACGAAAGCTGATGGACGAAGGCGGCGCGAAATTCCTGGGCTGGGTCGGCGACGAAACGCCCTGGCAATTGGGCGCCGTGTTTGCTTCGCCCAAGACGCTCGCCAACAAGGCGCTGGTGACGAAGCTGCTTGGCGCGCTCGCCAAGGCCGATCGCGAATATCACGACGTCATCCTCGCCGCGATGAAGGACGGCACCGTACCGATCAACGACAAGACCAGGCCGCTGCTCGAGATCATCGCAAAGTACACCAACCTGCCGGTCGAGCAGGTGGTCGGCAATTGCGCCTATATCGATCCGGACGGCAAGCTGGACGTGAAGAACGTCGACAACCAGATCAAATGGCTGCAAGCGCAGGGCTTCGCCGACAAGGGCTTCGACGCGGACGCGATCATCGACAAGGACTACGTGAAGGCGGATTGA
- a CDS encoding group II intron maturase-specific domain-containing protein: MALRADLQVRLMECGLEMHPVKSKIVYCKDSNRRSEYPNVSFDFLGYRFQPRRAENTRSKQVFCNFLPAVSPSALKSMRSAIREFDIRQRTQVSLADIAREINPLLRGWIAAEMALSVLAYNLTRAMNILGIRPLIDAIAA, translated from the coding sequence ATGGCCCTAAGGGCCGATCTTCAGGTTCGGCTCATGGAGTGCGGGCTGGAGATGCATCCCGTCAAGAGCAAGATCGTCTACTGCAAAGACAGCAACCGACGAAGCGAATATCCGAACGTCAGCTTCGACTTTCTCGGGTATCGCTTTCAGCCCCGCCGGGCAGAAAATACACGGAGCAAGCAAGTGTTCTGTAATTTTCTCCCAGCGGTCAGCCCGTCAGCGTTGAAGTCTATGCGGTCGGCGATTCGGGAATTCGACATCCGCCAAAGAACCCAGGTGTCGCTGGCAGACATCGCCCGTGAGATCAATCCGCTCCTTCGAGGGTGGATTGCCGCCGAGATGGCCCTCTCGGTTCTGGCCTATAATCTGACCCGAGCAATGAACATCCTCGGGATCAGGCCGCTGATCGACGCGATCGCGGCCTGA
- the zigA gene encoding zinc metallochaperone GTPase ZigA, translating into MQKLPVTVLSGFLGAGKTTLLNHVLNNRHGLKVAVIVNDMSEVNIDADLVRDGGANLSRTDEKLVEMTNGCICCTLRDDLLKEVRALAESGRFDYLLIEATGISEPLPVAATFDFRSEDGESLSDVAHLDTMVTVVDAVNLLKDYSSTDFLQDRGEALEGDRRTLVDLLVEQIEFADVVVLNKVDEATEAQREAARKIIRSLNPEADIIEANHSRVPFDRVLDTGRFDFEKAQQHPLWYKELYGFAEHVPESEEYGVTNFVYRGRRPFDPAKFDQFIKQPWPGVVRAKGHFWLATRPQWLGEISQAGSIMRTGALGFWWAAVPAERWPDDPFWRKNLRKHWNEIYGDRRQEIVFIGVGMDEGAIRARLDACLVPGRPAMDVAEWAKLPDPFPAWRRADQAA; encoded by the coding sequence ATGCAAAAACTCCCCGTCACCGTCTTGTCCGGTTTCCTCGGGGCTGGAAAGACCACTTTGCTGAACCACGTCCTGAACAACCGGCACGGCCTGAAGGTGGCAGTGATCGTCAACGACATGAGCGAGGTGAACATCGACGCGGATCTGGTTCGCGATGGCGGTGCGAACCTGTCCCGGACCGATGAGAAGCTCGTCGAGATGACCAACGGCTGCATCTGCTGCACGCTGAGGGACGACCTTCTGAAGGAGGTGCGCGCCCTCGCCGAGAGCGGCCGCTTCGATTATCTCCTGATCGAAGCCACCGGCATCTCCGAGCCGCTGCCGGTGGCGGCAACCTTCGACTTCCGCTCCGAAGACGGCGAAAGCCTCTCCGACGTGGCACACCTCGACACCATGGTCACCGTGGTCGACGCCGTGAACCTGCTCAAGGACTATTCGTCGACCGACTTTCTGCAGGATCGCGGCGAAGCACTGGAAGGCGACAGACGAACGCTGGTCGACCTGCTTGTGGAGCAGATCGAGTTTGCTGATGTGGTGGTGCTCAACAAGGTCGACGAAGCCACGGAAGCTCAGCGCGAAGCGGCGCGCAAGATTATCCGCTCGCTCAATCCGGAGGCCGATATCATCGAGGCAAACCACAGCCGTGTGCCCTTCGATCGCGTACTCGACACCGGCCGCTTCGACTTTGAGAAGGCCCAGCAGCACCCGCTCTGGTACAAGGAGCTCTATGGCTTCGCCGAGCACGTGCCCGAGAGCGAAGAATACGGCGTGACGAACTTCGTCTACCGCGGCCGCAGGCCGTTCGATCCCGCCAAGTTCGACCAGTTCATCAAGCAGCCTTGGCCGGGTGTCGTCCGGGCGAAAGGTCATTTCTGGCTGGCGACCCGGCCGCAATGGCTCGGCGAGATCAGCCAGGCGGGTTCGATCATGCGAACCGGAGCATTGGGATTCTGGTGGGCGGCCGTTCCTGCCGAACGCTGGCCCGACGATCCCTTCTGGCGCAAAAATCTGCGGAAGCACTGGAACGAGATCTATGGCGACCGCCGCCAGGAAATCGTATTCATCGGCGTCGGCATGGACGAAGGGGCGATCCGCGCGCGGCTCGATGCCTGCCTCGTGCCGGGCAGGCCTGCAATGGATGTTGCCGAATGGGCAAAGCTGCCAGATCCATTTCCAGCCTGGCGACGCGCCGATCAGGCCGCCTGA
- a CDS encoding transposase family protein, with amino-acid sequence MARSKSAVSFCPGCGRQTRRVHSHYVRRLSDLPWQGRVVEIRLHA; translated from the coding sequence GTGGCTCGGTCGAAGTCAGCGGTCTCGTTCTGTCCCGGTTGCGGCCGCCAGACGCGCCGCGTCCACAGCCATTACGTGCGACGCTTATCCGATCTGCCGTGGCAGGGTCGGGTTGTCGAGATCCGGCTTCACGCGTGA
- a CDS encoding transposase: protein MDCCPAAGFIDGCAKCALATASRRNCAWLLSKEPTSLDEQTERFLHHLYENAPELSSAGELARRLAALIRGDDDAGLDQWIEDASTSELASLAQGIGRDIAAVRAAITQPWSTSPVEGQINRLKTIKRQMYGRSGYALLRNRLLAAA from the coding sequence GTGGACTGCTGCCCGGCAGCAGGGTTCATCGACGGCTGCGCCAAATGTGCGCTGGCGACTGCCTCGCGCCGCAACTGTGCATGGCTCCTGAGCAAAGAGCCTACATCGCTCGATGAGCAGACCGAGCGGTTCCTTCATCACCTCTATGAGAATGCGCCGGAGCTTTCGAGTGCCGGTGAGCTCGCTCGACGGCTCGCGGCATTGATACGGGGTGACGATGACGCGGGTCTCGATCAATGGATCGAGGATGCTTCGACCAGCGAACTGGCCTCGCTCGCACAAGGCATCGGCCGCGACATTGCAGCTGTCCGCGCAGCCATCACCCAACCCTGGAGCACCAGCCCCGTCGAGGGACAGATCAATCGTCTCAAGACGATCAAGCGCCAAATGTATGGGCGTTCAGGATATGCACTGCTCAGAAACAGGCTGCTTGCAGCCGCCTGA
- a CDS encoding DUF885 family protein, whose amino-acid sequence MPIAQAKDGAHSGDFTGCQQWHEEGHREDFHASQDIHCWRARRLNLPKRALAQPPAASSDAIPASTEDARLNAFFEEASIGQLRLSPETMTYHGMKERYGELGDYTESSQHKVMALLEEQLVRMKRDFNRATLSDNAKPSYDLFEKTVERGRINIRWYWQGYAVTSNGGPLDGVPLLMINGHRIDTVADAEAYVARLRAVERVAGEASADLDERTAKGFLPPSFIFVRVVSDTQNQLKGAPFDAGPDHPVFADLKMKLAALKAAPIVKVKLQATAEAALRGPWRRGYTRYIASLQAMADKATGRNGVWALPDGAAYYADMLRLQTTTDLTPEQVHQTGLSEAARLRAEIEQLKSKIGFAGTLEALFDHVRTDPQFQYANTAAGKAQCLADGRKIIADYMTFARTQFHRLPRLPLEVRAIEPFREKTASAVPTYQPGAPDGSRPGIVYFNLSDMTQVLKPHIPVSCYHEGAPRHHFQIARTLEQTDLPTFRRNASFTAYTEGWAVYCEKLAKEAGMYQDPYDDLGHLAFELWRAVRLVVDTGIHAQRWDRDQVVDYMRKNTLNTDRDIRAEVDRYFTHPGQACAYKIGQLKISSLRQRAETKLGRTFDIRDFHEAVLAVGSLPLDVLETEIEAYIARKA is encoded by the coding sequence GTGCCGATTGCTCAGGCAAAGGACGGCGCCCACTCTGGTGACTTTACGGGCTGCCAACAGTGGCATGAAGAAGGCCACCGGGAGGATTTTCATGCTTCGCAGGACATTCATTGTTGGCGCGCTCGCCGCCTCAATCTTCCGAAACGAGCTCTGGCTCAGCCTCCCGCCGCCTCTTCGGACGCCATTCCCGCGTCCACGGAGGATGCACGGCTGAACGCCTTTTTCGAGGAAGCCTCGATCGGGCAGCTTCGCTTGAGCCCGGAAACGATGACCTACCACGGGATGAAGGAGCGCTATGGCGAGCTCGGCGACTATACCGAATCCTCTCAGCACAAGGTGATGGCGCTGCTTGAGGAGCAACTCGTCCGCATGAAGCGCGATTTTAACCGCGCGACCCTGAGCGACAATGCGAAGCCTTCCTACGACCTGTTCGAAAAGACTGTCGAAAGGGGGCGCATCAACATTCGTTGGTACTGGCAGGGCTATGCCGTAACCTCCAACGGCGGCCCGTTGGATGGCGTGCCGTTGCTTATGATCAACGGCCACCGGATCGATACGGTAGCGGACGCCGAGGCCTACGTCGCGCGCCTACGAGCCGTGGAGCGGGTGGCGGGTGAAGCATCCGCCGACCTCGACGAGCGGACAGCGAAGGGCTTTCTGCCGCCATCTTTCATCTTCGTCCGCGTGGTCTCGGATACGCAGAACCAGCTCAAAGGCGCTCCCTTCGACGCTGGCCCCGACCATCCCGTCTTCGCTGACCTCAAGATGAAGCTCGCGGCCCTGAAAGCAGCTCCTATTGTCAAGGTGAAGCTGCAGGCCACGGCCGAAGCCGCCTTGAGAGGCCCATGGCGGCGCGGCTATACGCGCTACATCGCCTCGCTGCAAGCGATGGCGGACAAGGCCACTGGCAGAAATGGCGTCTGGGCCCTTCCGGACGGCGCGGCTTATTACGCGGACATGCTGAGGCTTCAGACCACAACTGACCTCACGCCCGAACAGGTGCATCAGACCGGGCTTTCCGAAGCCGCTCGCCTTCGCGCCGAGATCGAACAGCTCAAGAGCAAGATCGGCTTCGCGGGCACATTGGAGGCGTTGTTCGACCATGTGAGAACCGATCCGCAGTTCCAGTACGCCAATACTGCTGCTGGTAAGGCGCAGTGTCTAGCCGACGGACGAAAGATCATCGCCGACTACATGACGTTCGCTCGCACGCAGTTTCACAGACTGCCCAGGTTGCCGCTTGAGGTCCGGGCCATCGAGCCTTTTCGCGAAAAGACTGCGTCGGCGGTGCCCACCTATCAGCCGGGCGCGCCTGACGGCTCGCGGCCAGGTATTGTTTATTTCAACTTGTCCGACATGACACAGGTGCTGAAGCCGCATATTCCTGTGTCCTGCTACCATGAAGGTGCGCCACGCCATCATTTCCAAATCGCGCGGACGCTGGAACAGACTGACCTGCCGACGTTCCGACGCAACGCGTCCTTCACAGCATATACGGAAGGCTGGGCCGTCTACTGCGAGAAACTGGCCAAGGAAGCGGGCATGTACCAAGATCCCTACGACGACCTCGGCCACCTGGCCTTCGAGCTCTGGCGCGCCGTGCGGCTTGTGGTCGACACCGGTATCCATGCCCAGCGGTGGGACCGCGACCAGGTCGTCGACTATATGAGGAAGAACACCCTGAACACGGACCGGGATATCCGGGCCGAAGTCGACCGCTATTTCACCCACCCCGGACAAGCCTGCGCCTACAAGATCGGGCAACTGAAGATCTCTTCACTTCGGCAACGAGCGGAGACGAAGCTGGGCAGGACGTTCGACATCCGGGATTTCCACGAAGCTGTATTGGCCGTGGGCAGTCTACCGTTGGACGTGCTGGAAACCGAAATCGAAGCCTACATCGCCCGCAAGGCTTAA
- a CDS encoding outer membrane protein, translated as MAARHGSSNGNLAFAGVQDESRLDAFGLFTGQVGYAWNNVLLYVKGGAAVVRDKYRVFDFTSGLNIDNGSEARWGGTVGAGLEFGFAPNWSIGIEHDHLFMGYRDVDFFFSPGFRGWSAGRLCRDCPYRSGRRYRFGPRELPLGWRGRRDIRIIARTETFHRTESLTILGTLRLSQARNH; from the coding sequence GTGGCCGCCCGGCATGGGAGTTCCAATGGCAACCTCGCTTTCGCAGGCGTCCAGGACGAATCCAGGCTTGATGCATTCGGCCTGTTCACGGGCCAAGTCGGCTATGCCTGGAATAACGTGCTGCTCTATGTGAAAGGTGGGGCAGCGGTCGTCCGCGACAAATACCGGGTCTTCGATTTTACGTCTGGGCTGAACATCGACAACGGCAGCGAAGCTCGTTGGGGCGGCACGGTAGGGGCGGGCCTTGAATTTGGCTTCGCTCCGAACTGGTCCATCGGTATTGAGCACGATCACCTGTTCATGGGGTATCGGGACGTGGACTTCTTCTTTTCACCCGGATTTCGTGGGTGGTCCGCCGGGCGCCTTTGCAGGGACTGCCCGTATCGGTCAGGACGTCGATATCGGTTTGGTCCGCGTGAACTACCGCTGGGGTGGCGCGGTCGCCGCGACATACGGATCATCGCCAGAACAGAAACGTTCCATCGCACTGAGAGCTTGACAATCCTTGGCACGTTGCGCCTCTCTCAAGCTCGCAATCATTGA
- a CDS encoding transposase yields the protein MNSGSGLNRICRRMFEAKSDRRVISGIAHVLKSGCRWCDCPEAYGPPTTIYNRFVRWARRGVWEHLFRELAGNGRSLDTQMIDSTHVKAHHSAAGGKGGSKSRLLAVRAEGATRRSTHSQMLKGDLSPSC from the coding sequence ATGAACAGTGGGAGCGGATTGAACCGCATTTGCCGACGGATGTTCGAGGCAAAGAGCGATCGTCGCGTCATCAGCGGGATCGCGCATGTGCTCAAGAGCGGTTGCCGCTGGTGCGATTGCCCGGAAGCCTATGGCCCGCCGACGACAATCTATAACCGGTTCGTACGCTGGGCTCGCCGCGGAGTTTGGGAACATCTGTTCCGAGAGCTTGCCGGAAACGGCCGGTCGCTGGATACGCAGATGATCGATTCCACCCATGTTAAAGCTCACCATTCGGCGGCGGGCGGAAAAGGGGGGAGCAAAAGCAGGCTGTTGGCCGTTCGCGCGGAGGGCGCAACACGAAGATCCACGCACTCGCAGATGCTAAAGGGCGACTTATCGCCATCCTGTTGA